In Oceanivirga salmonicida, the DNA window ATTAAGTGAGAAAACTAATTTAGATATTAAAAGTAATTGTAAAATACAAGTTAGTTATAAGCTATCAATAAATAATTATGTAGATAGCCTAAGTGGAGTTTTATTATTTTTTATAGTTATTTTTATTTTATTATTAGGATATAATTTATTATGGCTAATAGTAATAGTTATTTTTTCTAATTTACCAATTTTAAAAAATAGAGAATATTTTATTGATATAAATGGGTATATATTAAAAGTTGCATCAAAGAATGATATAACATTTTTTATAGATAATTTTGAAATCAATGAAAATAAAATATATATAAAGATATATAGATATGGCCTAATAAAGACATCTACAACTTTGAAATTCATTATGGTTTAAATAAAAGGAGAAAAATATTATGAAATCAGAATTTATAGGAAGAGCAGTAGTTAGAGAGTATGATGATATTTTAAAAATTAAAATACCTGCAAGAAAAATATTGCCAATATTAATTCTTTTTGTAATTTTAATTAGTTGGTTTCATAGTGAAATTTTTGCATTAAAGATAATTTTTTTTAGTAATGATATTTATTTATCCGCAAAAATTATTATGTTGGTGTGGACAGTTATTTGGACAATAATAGGTTTATTTATATTAATAATTTTATCCTGGTTTTTAATTGGTTATGAACTTATTATTGTTGGAAATGGAAATCTAAAAATTATAAAAAAAATAGGATTTATAAGTATAAAAAAAGAATATAAAACAAGAGAAATAAAAGATATATCTCTTACTAGAATTGGAACATTATATATAGAAACACAATCTATTGTTGAAAGATTTGGAGAAATTAAATTTGATTACAATATGAAAACTGTTAAATTTGGTTATAATATTAATGAAATAGAAGCTAAAATGATTGTTGAAAAATTAAAGAGAAATCATAATTTCAGGGAATATAATTTTGCAATTATTACTAACTATAAAAAATAATATTAAAAACTGAAAGGAGTTTAAATTATTATGGAAGATAAATTTTCAGGTAGAGCAATAATTAGAGAATATGATGATATTTTAGAAATTAAAATACCTATAAAAAAGAGGATATATATGATAATATTTGGTTTTTTTAGCTTTGATTAGTTGGGTTTTTGGTGGATTTTTAAAATTAATATTTTTCAATGGTGGTATAGATTTATTTGATAAAGTTTTTGTGTTAGTGAAGTTAATTAGTGATATAATGTTGGTTTTATTTATTTTAGGAATTTTAAACTGGATTTTATTTGGTTATGAACTTATTATAGTTGAAAATGGTAATTTAAAAGTTTCAAAAAAAATGTGGTTTTTGAATTTAAAAAAAGAATACAAAATAAGAGAAATAAAAGATATATCTGTTGTTAAAAACTTTCCTTCACGAGCTGCATATTATAATATTTATACTATTACAAGTAAATTTGGAAGAATTAAATTTGATTATGGCATGAAAACTATAAAATTTGCAATTGATATTGATGAAGCAGAGGCTAAAATGATTCTTGAAAAGTTAAAGAGAAATAATAATTTTAGAGAATTTAATTTTAATATAATGGGAGAAAATAAATGAAAATAAACTTTAAATATTTTGATTTCCCAAAAAACTATATTTTAAAGGCATGTTTATTGCTTTTAATATTATTACCAATTATAAAAAATAATGTTTTGGTATATGCATTATTATTGTTATTTTTATTAGTATTTAATACAGTTATAGCTTATTTAGTATTATCATTTACTCTTGATTTTAAGATTGAATTTTTAGAAAATGAATTACATTTAATAAAAGGTAAAAGAAGTTTAAAGTTAAAATATAGGGATATAAAAATGGTTAAAATATCAAATAATATATTTGGAACAAAGAATATTAGTTTAAATTATAGACCAAGAGAAACAGGTTTTATATTTTGGGTTATATTTAGCGATTTAATTAATTTTGGCTATATAGTAGATGTAATAATGGCAAATGCAATAACATTACCTAATGTAATTAATCATGATGAAATTTTAGAAAAACTGAGTGAAAAAATAAATATTGATTTTAAAGAAAAATGTACAACAAAAATAAGTTATAAATACTCTATAAAAGAATATTTGGCACAAATGAGACTTTATTTATATTTTACAGTAATTATGTCAATTATTGATTTCATAAATTTAAATTTATTTATCGTAATTCCAATTTATATATTGTTTAGTATTCGATTTTTAAAGAATAATAATTATTTAGCCAATATTGGAAATGAAATATTAAAAGTTGTGTCTAAAAATGAAATATATTTTTTTATAAATAATTTTGAAATTATTGATAATGAAATAGATATAACAATATACAAAGGTATAGTAAATTCAAAAATTCCTATAAAAAATTCTAGGTTTGTAATTGATGGGAATATAGCAAGAATTTTAAAAATAGAACATTAATATTTATGAGGTATGATAACATGAAAATAAAATTTAAGTTTTTTGATATACAAAAATTATCTATTTTTAAAATTTCATTAGTAATAATTATGTTTATATTAACTATAAAAATAATGTATATATTTTTTATGTTCTTAATTTTTTTATTAATAATAAATTTAATAATATCATATATTTATATAAAATTTAAATTAAATTTAGAAATATATTTTTTAGAGAATGAATTACATATAATAAAAGGGAAATTGGTTTTTAAATTAAAATATAGCAATATAAAAATGATTAATATAACTGATAATTTATTTTCAAGTAAAAATATTAGTTTAAATTATGAACCTAAAAGAACAGAAGTTTCATTTTTTAACACATTTCATAATATTCAATATTTTAGTAATATGACTAACGCAATATTTTTACCTAATGTAGTTAATTATGAAGAAATTTTAGATAAATTGAGTAAAAAAATTAATATAAATATTAAAAATAAGTGTATAATACAAGTTAGTTACAGTTCTACAATAAAAGATTATATGGGAAATATAAATTATATTATATATATTTTTACAGTAATTTTTATGTTGTTATCAGAGTATAGTCTTATATGGTTAATAATAATGTATATATTTATTAATTTACCATTTTTAAAAAATAAAAAATATTTTATTGATATAAATGATAATATATTAAAAGTTGAATCTAAAAATAATATTTACTTTTTTATTGATAATTTTGAAGTTGATGGAAATAAATTATATATAAATGTATTTTTTCCAGAACCAGATTCAAAAATTCTTGTAGGAAATCAACTTTTTAAATCAGAATGTGGTATTTCTAGAAAATTGACAATAGAATAATTTAAATTTAAAATAAGCAGCGTATAAAAAAATTAGAAAGAAAACAGTTCATTATGGAAGATGAATTCATATGAAAATCAATAATTAAAGAGTATTATAATATTTTATTATATCGAAAAAAGGTGGGAAAATGGATACTAAATTTGTAGATAAACAATTTAATAAAAGAGAAAAAAAGAAGTTCTTATTGATAATACTAGCAAAGTTCAAAATGATATTATCGATGATGAAATATCTAATACTTTAGTAGAAATAAATTCTAATCAAATAAAAAATCTTATTTATACTATTAGAGGGAAGCAAGTAATGCTAGATAGAGATTTAGCGGTTTTGTATCAAGTAGAAAATAGAGCTTTAAAACAAGCAGTTAAAAGAAATATTGAAAAATTCCCTGATGATTTTATGTTTATATTGAATGATAATGAAATAGATTTATTGGTATCACAAAATGTGATACCTTCAAAACAACACTTAGGTGGTAGCAAACCTTATATATTTACAGAGTCTGGAATTGCAATGCTTTCATCTGTGTTAAGAAGTGATATTGCAACTAAAGTAAGTATTGCTATTATGAGAACTTTTGTTGAAATGCGAAAATTTTTAGTAAATAATGGAGAAATCTTTTCTAGACTAGATAGAGTTGAATTAAAACAATTAGAATATCAAAAAAATACTGATAAAAAATTTGAAAAAGTCTTTAAATATATTGCAGAAACAAAAGAAATATCACAAAAAATATTTTTTAATGGACAAATTTATGATGCATTTTCTTTGCTTGTAGATATAGTTAAACAAGCTGATAAAAGCATTATTTTGATAGATAATTATGTCGGTGTAGACACTCTTAACATACTTGCTAAAAAGAAAAATGGAGTAAAGGTTGATATTTACACAACTAAGAAAAGTAATTTAACTGAAAATGATATAAAGAAATTTAATTTACAATATCATAGTTTGGCAGTTCATCATATAGATACATTTCATGATAGATTTATGATACTTGATGAGAGTGTTTGCTATCATATTGGTTCATCAATAAAGGATGCTGGAAATAAGAGTTTTGCTATTAGCAAGATTGAAGATAAGCTAAATATAAATTCAATATTGTATAGGCTTTAAAAAAAGAATGTGAAACAAGAAATATAAAAGATATACTTATCATTAGAAACTTTCCTATACTAGCTGCATACTTATACTATTATAAGTCAATTTGAAAGAATTGAATTGATTATGGTATGAAAACTATAAAATTTAAAAAGGAGATAGTTTATTATGGAAGAAAAATTTACAGGTAGAGCAATAATTAGAGAATATGATGATATTTTAGAAATTAAAATACCATCAAGAAAGAAAATATTTGAAATAATATTTATACTTTTTTTGGTTATTTTGTGGTTAATTGTTGAAATTTTTGCACTAAGTAGTTTTTTTTCTAATAGTTATAGTGATTTATTTGCGAAAAATTCCATATCAGTAAAATTACCTAGTTGGACAGTAGGGGGAGTATTTATAATATATATTTCAATTTATAAGTTGTTTGGTTATGAACTTATTACTGTTGAAAATGGAAATTTAAAAATTTCAAAAAAAGCAGGCTTAATAAATAGAAAAAGAGAATACAAAATAATAGAAATAAAAAATATGGCTATTATCCAAAATACATTGCCATATAATGATGAAGATTTTATTCCATTTGAAAATCAAAAAATTAAATTTGATT includes these proteins:
- a CDS encoding ORF6N domain-containing protein, with the protein product MRGKQVMLDRDLAVLYQVENRALKQAVKRNIEKFPDDFMFILNDNEIDLLVSQNVIPSKQHLGGSKPYIFTESGIAMLSSVLRSDIATKVSIAIMRTFVEMRKFLVNNGEIFSRLDRVELKQLEYQKNTDKKFEKVFKYIAETKEISQKIFFNGQIYDAFSLLVDIVKQADKSIILIDNYVGVDTLNILAKKKNGVKVDIYTTKKSNLTENDIKKFNLQYHSLAVHHIDTFHDRFMILDESVCYHIGSSIKDAGNKSFAISKIEDKLNINSILYRL